A window of the Rhizobium viscosum genome harbors these coding sequences:
- a CDS encoding DUF5060 domain-containing protein: MSDAAVEKWGVFEAAFAGPSEGNPYLDVAFDAVFTHKSREVRVPGFYDGNGTYRIRFMPDVEGEWSFRTRSKTAALDGKTGSFAVTAPSLGNHGPVRVRNKFHFGYADGTPFFSFGTTCYAWTHQPLEMQKQTLETLKKTRFNKIRMGVFPKDYPYNTNEPLHACFEKGADGRLDFDRPNPALFQHFDRQVAALCALGIEADIIIFHPYDRWGYADMSAEQDFRYVAYLAARLSAYRNVWWSLANEYDFLIDTKPMEQWDRYFHILEENDPYQHLRSIHNGDVTANFDHRKPWVTHTCIQNPDVKRTQEWRNAYGKPVVNDEPEYEGDILQSWGNLSARELVHRYWITMARGGYAGHGETYSHPDDLIWWAKGGELRGEAWKRIGFLRDLLEADVKHGLEPLGVLGEWPWSRVSGARDSDGDFRLIYLGEHQPVIWSSGLPLDDDNYDVDIIDTWEMTITPAEKVAAPIPHPTRHGAIVRGGKPDAAFGVKLPRKPHQALRVRRKR, from the coding sequence ATGTCCGATGCAGCAGTCGAAAAATGGGGCGTGTTCGAAGCGGCCTTCGCCGGCCCGTCCGAAGGCAATCCCTATCTCGACGTGGCATTCGATGCCGTGTTCACCCACAAGAGCCGCGAGGTCCGCGTGCCCGGCTTTTATGATGGCAACGGCACCTATCGCATCCGCTTCATGCCTGACGTCGAGGGCGAATGGTCCTTCAGGACGCGTTCGAAGACGGCTGCCCTTGACGGCAAGACGGGCTCGTTTGCAGTAACTGCACCGTCACTCGGCAATCACGGCCCTGTGCGGGTACGCAACAAGTTCCATTTCGGTTACGCTGACGGCACTCCCTTCTTCTCCTTCGGCACGACATGCTACGCCTGGACACACCAGCCGCTGGAGATGCAGAAACAGACTCTGGAAACCCTGAAGAAGACGCGTTTCAACAAGATCCGCATGGGCGTCTTCCCGAAGGACTATCCCTATAATACCAACGAGCCGCTGCATGCCTGCTTCGAAAAGGGCGCCGACGGCAGGCTCGATTTCGACCGGCCGAACCCGGCGCTTTTCCAGCATTTCGACCGGCAGGTGGCGGCCCTTTGCGCACTCGGCATCGAGGCTGACATCATCATCTTCCACCCCTATGACCGCTGGGGCTACGCCGACATGTCGGCCGAGCAGGATTTCCGCTATGTCGCCTATCTGGCGGCGCGGCTTTCCGCCTACCGGAACGTCTGGTGGTCACTTGCCAATGAATATGACTTCCTGATCGACACCAAGCCGATGGAACAGTGGGATCGCTACTTCCACATATTGGAAGAAAACGATCCCTACCAGCACCTGCGTTCGATCCATAATGGCGACGTGACGGCGAATTTCGACCATCGCAAACCCTGGGTGACCCATACCTGCATCCAGAACCCCGACGTCAAGCGCACGCAGGAATGGCGCAACGCCTATGGCAAGCCCGTCGTCAACGACGAACCGGAATATGAAGGCGATATCCTGCAATCCTGGGGCAATCTTTCGGCCCGGGAACTCGTGCATCGCTACTGGATCACCATGGCGCGCGGCGGCTATGCCGGCCATGGCGAGACCTATTCGCATCCCGATGACCTGATCTGGTGGGCGAAGGGCGGCGAGCTGCGCGGCGAGGCCTGGAAACGCATCGGCTTCCTGCGTGATCTGCTCGAGGCCGACGTCAAGCACGGGCTGGAACCGCTCGGCGTTCTCGGAGAATGGCCCTGGTCACGCGTCTCTGGTGCAAGGGATAGCGACGGCGATTTCCGGCTGATCTATCTCGGCGAGCACCAGCCGGTCATCTGGTCATCAGGCCTGCCACTCGACGACGACAATTACGATGTCGATATCATCGACACCTGGGAGATGACGATCACGCCGGCCGAGAAGGTCGCCGCACCCATCCCGCATCCGACCCGTCATGGCGCGATCGTGCGCGGCGGCAAGCCGGATGCGGCTTTCGGCGTCAAGCTTCCGCGCAAGCCGCATCAGGCGCTGCGCGTGCGCAGAAAGCGCTAG